Proteins from one Syntrophaceae bacterium genomic window:
- a CDS encoding tyrosine-type recombinase/integrase encodes MGSLYKRGEVWWIKYYRNGKPYRESAKTVSETKAKKLLRKREGEIVDGKLPGIVFEKVRFNELAEDFITDYKINGRKSLVRAERSVKHLKTAFEGMRVPEITTPRIRKYIDGRLEAGAENATVNRELAALKRILNLGAKQTPPKVDRLPFIPMLKENNVRKGFFEHGDFLTLRDALPDYLKGLVTFAYKTGWRVSEIENLQWSNVDLAQGIVRLETGETKNDEARTVCLDDELKAVFQKQWESRKGLQKVLPCVFPNESGTDRVKDFRGAWAKACDEAKIGKRLFHDFRRTAVRNMVRGGIPERVAMMISGHKTRSVFERYNVVSDTDLQLAAHKLETYLQAQTGTISGTVTKIENKKGQAVNA; translated from the coding sequence ATGGGAAGCCTTTACAAGCGCGGCGAGGTCTGGTGGATCAAGTATTACCGGAACGGGAAGCCCTATCGGGAGTCCGCAAAGACCGTAAGCGAAACAAAGGCAAAGAAGTTGTTAAGAAAGCGTGAAGGAGAGATTGTGGACGGCAAGCTCCCCGGCATTGTTTTTGAGAAGGTCCGCTTTAACGAATTGGCGGAGGACTTCATAACGGATTACAAGATCAACGGCAGGAAGTCTTTAGTCCGTGCTGAACGTAGCGTTAAGCACCTAAAGACTGCATTTGAAGGGATGCGAGTTCCTGAAATCACAACACCCCGCATACGGAAATACATTGACGGGAGACTTGAAGCGGGAGCGGAAAACGCAACCGTGAATCGTGAGCTTGCAGCTTTGAAGCGGATTCTGAACCTTGGGGCAAAACAAACCCCGCCCAAGGTGGACCGCCTCCCCTTCATTCCCATGTTGAAGGAAAACAACGTCCGCAAAGGATTCTTTGAGCATGGCGACTTTCTGACCTTGCGGGATGCCCTGCCGGATTACCTGAAAGGGCTTGTGACCTTTGCGTACAAGACAGGATGGAGGGTTTCAGAGATTGAAAACCTTCAATGGTCAAACGTGGACCTTGCACAAGGGATCGTGAGACTTGAGACGGGAGAAACTAAAAACGACGAAGCGCGGACGGTATGCCTTGACGATGAATTGAAAGCCGTGTTCCAGAAGCAGTGGGAATCCCGAAAGGGTTTACAGAAGGTTTTGCCTTGTGTGTTCCCCAATGAGTCTGGAACAGACAGAGTCAAGGACTTCCGGGGAGCCTGGGCGAAAGCCTGCGATGAAGCGAAGATCGGCAAGCGTCTATTTCACGACTTCAGAAGGACGGCGGTTCGCAACATGGTGCGGGGTGGAATCCCGGAGCGTGTCGCCATGATGATTTCCGGGCACAAGACCCGGAGCGTGTTCGAGCGTTACAACGTGGTTTCGGATACCGACTTACAGCTTGCGGCCCACAAGCTGGAAACCTACCTTCAGGCACAGACGGGCACAATTTCGGGCACAGTCACCAAAATCGAAAACAAAAAGGGTCAAGCCGTCAATGCTTAA
- a CDS encoding helix-turn-helix domain-containing protein codes for MGRSIWAVREMVWAGKLPVVRDGRRILLDVHDMDRWIEMQKTTYP; via the coding sequence TTGGGCCGTTCCATATGGGCCGTCCGGGAAATGGTATGGGCGGGAAAGTTGCCGGTTGTCCGCGATGGAAGGCGAATCCTACTGGACGTTCACGATATGGACCGATGGATTGAAATGCAGAAAACCACTTACCCGTGA